One window from the genome of Pseudanabaena yagii GIHE-NHR1 encodes:
- a CDS encoding cytochrome c biogenesis protein CcdA, whose product MQFIDTLARSLPSWLYHLEQWADALVNSQLNHVSWTSVGVVFLAGLVTSLTPCTLSMLPLTIGYIGGYEAKSTWKAALQSAWFCLGFAIALTGFGLAAALLGKIYGQTAWGWSVVMGSIAIIMGLQLLEVISLRLPNLGNWEVSQSLPQGLRSLLIGLSFGFVASPCSTPVLVTLLAWVSGSGNLLVGTEFLLAYAIGSVLPLAIAGTFTGIIKQFLEIRRWSSWLNWGSGLILIGFGTLSILSKIT is encoded by the coding sequence ATGCAATTTATCGATACTTTAGCGCGATCGCTACCAAGCTGGCTTTATCACCTTGAGCAATGGGCTGATGCACTAGTAAATAGTCAACTTAACCATGTTTCATGGACAAGTGTAGGCGTAGTATTTCTAGCAGGACTAGTCACCAGTCTCACCCCTTGCACCCTATCGATGTTACCGCTAACCATCGGCTATATCGGTGGCTACGAAGCCAAGAGTACATGGAAGGCGGCTTTACAATCTGCTTGGTTCTGTTTGGGATTTGCGATCGCTTTAACAGGTTTCGGATTAGCAGCGGCACTACTTGGCAAAATCTATGGACAAACGGCTTGGGGCTGGTCAGTAGTCATGGGGAGCATTGCAATCATCATGGGGTTGCAGCTACTGGAAGTAATTTCTTTGCGATTACCAAACTTGGGGAATTGGGAAGTATCGCAGAGTTTACCCCAAGGATTGCGATCGCTATTAATCGGTTTATCCTTTGGATTTGTGGCATCACCTTGTAGTACACCCGTCTTAGTTACCCTTTTGGCATGGGTTTCAGGCTCAGGAAACTTGCTCGTCGGAACAGAGTTTCTCCTAGCCTATGCGATCGGCTCAGTCTTACCTCTAGCGATCGCAGGAACCTTTACAGGCATCATCAAACAGTTTTTAGAAATACGTCGTTGGTCAAGTTGGCTCAACTGGGGAAGTGGTCTCATTCTCATTGGATTTGGCACTCTTTCCATTTTGAGTAAGATCACTTAA
- a CDS encoding ISAs1 family transposase produces MNFIEQLKQIPDHRKSKGKRHPLWLVMCLTLLGVLCNYHGYRPLADFCEKHWQTLQTRLELAPESRIPSYSTFRRVIQGVEIEPIVKLFNEWCRNSYTGESGQWLAMDGKSIKCTVSNQTDSRQNFTSTVSAFTHETGEVIALAVSENKQISEIEVVKQVITSLQGQKASFTLDALHCQKDTVKLIVEQEQHYLIALKNNQPNLLKILDNLHQTTEALSYAEEFDKSHSRQVRRRVWVYPAPTHLRKQWSSLQSLIYVEREGWRDDKPFVESVGYISDLSLKAAQFLDPIRLHWGIENRLHWVRDVLFQEDTGLRRGGNAPTIWAIIHCFIMTTVRRLGFRTIPQGQRVLANQVHQVFDILSCSYSY; encoded by the coding sequence ATGAACTTTATAGAACAATTAAAGCAGATCCCAGACCATCGGAAAAGTAAAGGTAAGCGACATCCACTATGGCTAGTCATGTGCTTAACCTTGCTGGGAGTATTGTGTAATTATCACGGATATCGACCCTTAGCAGATTTCTGTGAGAAACATTGGCAAACCCTACAAACAAGGCTAGAGCTAGCACCAGAGAGTCGAATCCCGTCATATTCGACCTTTCGTCGTGTCATTCAAGGAGTAGAAATTGAGCCAATAGTTAAACTATTTAACGAGTGGTGTAGAAATAGCTATACAGGCGAATCAGGGCAATGGCTGGCGATGGACGGAAAAAGCATCAAATGTACTGTCTCCAATCAGACTGATTCTAGGCAAAACTTTACCAGTACCGTATCAGCCTTTACCCATGAAACGGGAGAAGTAATAGCCCTTGCCGTATCCGAAAACAAACAAATTAGTGAAATCGAAGTCGTTAAACAAGTGATTACCTCTTTACAAGGGCAGAAAGCCTCTTTCACCCTAGATGCCTTACATTGCCAAAAAGATACGGTGAAATTAATTGTTGAACAGGAACAGCATTATTTGATTGCGCTCAAAAATAATCAACCGAATTTGCTCAAGATTTTGGATAACTTACATCAAACCACGGAAGCCCTTAGCTATGCTGAAGAGTTTGACAAATCTCATAGCCGTCAAGTGCGCCGTCGCGTTTGGGTTTATCCTGCGCCGACTCACCTACGTAAACAATGGTCGTCTCTACAGTCTTTGATTTATGTGGAACGCGAGGGCTGGCGTGATGACAAGCCTTTTGTCGAATCAGTTGGTTATATTTCTGACTTGTCTCTCAAGGCGGCTCAGTTTCTTGACCCGATTCGCCTACACTGGGGCATTGAAAATCGCTTACATTGGGTGCGCGATGTCCTTTTTCAAGAGGATACGGGGTTACGTCGTGGTGGTAATGCTCCTACTATTTGGGCAATTATTCACTGTTTTATCATGACCACTGTTCGTCGCCTTGGCTTTCGGACGATTCCTCAGGGGCAACGGGTTCTCGCGAATCAGGTTCATCAAGTTTTTGATATTCTCTCCTGCTCTTATTCTTACTGA
- a CDS encoding PAS domain S-box protein, which produces MLSNLDAAIVRNPLMARADATVLSAVEQMINLSRQEIDEENGSTTCVVIVSDELKVLGILTQKDVMRLVAQQQPIAKLTLRQFLKQHRSPSASPIISESDLRDFRNINAAINHFESLKITHLAIAIVDAQEQLVGMLFYESLKRLRDSIIHQATASLLAIQQKIHERIAKVEPLQDVLVDLLQTMETYLRGSSCSITLCRDGRLGDIVAPSLPPDYARIVSEMGLPIAEGVGSCGTAAFRRELVVVTDIDSDPLWRNDKSFVLCYGLQACTSIPIFASNRTLLGTFGIYYREQKAPQAQELVWIAQAANIAGIVIERDRATQALQQLNQDLENRVQVRTQELQEREQFLQTVLDTFPLSVFWKDLNSVYLGCNQNFLDDAGLSTIAQIIGKTDNELPWGETEADFYRANDRAVIESQTAKLRIEETQHHADGEIIWTETNKIPLRNLQGEVIGVLGTYQDISDRKAAELAVQASEAKFRRITESVPGMIFRYVLHPDGRDELVYVSPQVQQIYELTPEAVLQDMSCLWARIHTEDVPKMQMAVQDSAASLQPFFVEGRLLLSGDRVKWIQVSSKPDRQENGDVIWDGVVIDISDRKRLEQKQTRLTAILESTPDYIGMANTKGEILWHNRHLKELRPELDNGEEHRFISECHPDWVNQIIFEQALPTAIEKGSWAGELALLDGTGKEIPVSQVIVAHKSASGMVESFSTIMRDISDRKAAEKALTHKQSHLAALINNIPHIAWIKDEQSRVIAVNEPFAQAFGVSAEELVGKTDFDIFPADLAQAYHDDDVEVLQSGKRKVVVERGARADGTLGWFETTKTPFRDDQLNIAGTVGIAADITDLKTMELSLKASERRYASLAAAAPVAIFRFDTPLNCVYVNERWSDLSGRSMESALGHGWMESLHPDDSEQRIAEWTEYYANSNPESQIIHGSEGRQLRPDGSTVWSYIQVAKEFDNDGNVVGYIGTLTDITDRKNTELALQDLSDRLEFSLKGAKIGIWEYQINEGCLLWDERMFSLYGISPEDFSGKYEDWLQRVHPEDRDWVQQSERQAYQGSKECRVEFRIICPDGTIRFIDSFAFSQFNAQGEIEKTIGLNIDITDRKQTEAQLQHTNEELIKATRLKDEFLANMSHELRTPLNAILGMTEILQEQIFGDLNDRQLQSLHTIEKSSNHLLELINDILDVAKIEAGQIKLSCQPSNVETLCQSSLIFIQQQAFSKNIQLETEIPPNLPAINLDERRIRQVLINLLNNAVKFTPNGGKISLKVSYIKFLGNAAIANGSGITYETLEMSVIDTGIGIAPDQIKRLFQPFVQVESALNRNYEGSGLGLALVKRLVELHGGKVRLTSELGVGSCFTIAIPIAPFCDLSVEPESTLSTHPEAIKPEIGDAPVILLAEDNEENINTLATYLSLKGYRLVIAHNGRMAIDLAQQTHPDLILMDIQMPEMDGLEAIQRIRQIPELADTPIIALTALAMSGDRDRCIAVGANDYLSKPVSLKQLVKKINGYLTEP; this is translated from the coding sequence ATGCTAAGCAATTTGGATGCAGCGATTGTACGAAACCCTTTGATGGCGAGGGCTGATGCAACTGTGCTTTCAGCAGTAGAACAGATGATTAACCTGAGTAGGCAGGAGATAGATGAGGAGAATGGATCAACAACCTGTGTAGTGATTGTGTCCGATGAGCTAAAAGTTTTAGGAATCTTGACACAGAAAGATGTGATGCGTCTAGTAGCCCAACAGCAGCCGATCGCCAAACTGACGCTTAGGCAATTCTTGAAACAGCACCGATCGCCATCAGCCAGCCCCATAATTTCAGAATCCGACTTGAGAGACTTTCGTAATATTAACGCCGCGATCAATCACTTTGAGTCGTTAAAAATTACGCATTTAGCGATAGCGATCGTGGACGCGCAAGAACAACTGGTTGGGATGCTATTTTACGAATCCCTCAAACGTCTGCGAGATTCCATCATTCACCAAGCTACAGCATCGCTCTTAGCCATCCAACAAAAGATTCATGAACGAATTGCCAAGGTGGAACCACTGCAAGATGTATTGGTGGATTTGCTGCAAACGATGGAAACCTATCTGCGGGGTAGTAGTTGTTCGATTACACTCTGTCGGGATGGACGACTGGGTGATATCGTCGCCCCCAGCCTGCCTCCAGACTATGCAAGGATAGTCTCTGAAATGGGCTTGCCGATCGCGGAAGGCGTGGGTAGCTGCGGGACTGCGGCGTTTCGGCGCGAATTGGTCGTGGTGACTGATATCGACAGCGATCCACTATGGCGAAATGACAAATCCTTTGTCCTCTGCTATGGTTTACAAGCCTGTACGTCCATACCGATTTTTGCCAGCAATCGGACGCTATTAGGTACATTTGGTATTTACTATCGCGAGCAGAAAGCACCTCAAGCTCAGGAGCTAGTCTGGATCGCTCAGGCTGCCAATATTGCAGGTATTGTGATCGAGCGAGATCGAGCCACACAAGCTTTGCAGCAGCTAAATCAGGATCTGGAAAATCGGGTGCAGGTGCGAACGCAAGAACTGCAAGAACGGGAACAATTTTTGCAGACGGTACTAGATACGTTTCCCCTTTCGGTGTTCTGGAAAGATCTCAATTCGGTGTATTTGGGCTGCAACCAGAATTTTCTGGACGATGCGGGACTCTCGACGATCGCGCAGATTATTGGCAAGACAGACAATGAACTGCCTTGGGGGGAAACGGAAGCTGATTTTTACCGAGCCAATGATCGGGCGGTGATCGAGAGTCAAACTGCCAAACTGAGAATTGAGGAAACTCAACACCATGCTGATGGGGAGATTATTTGGACGGAAACTAACAAGATCCCCCTCCGCAATCTACAAGGTGAGGTGATCGGCGTATTGGGGACTTACCAAGATATCAGCGATCGCAAAGCCGCAGAATTAGCAGTACAAGCCAGTGAAGCCAAATTCCGACGGATTACCGAAAGTGTACCAGGGATGATCTTCCGCTATGTTTTGCATCCTGATGGTCGGGATGAGTTGGTCTATGTCAGCCCTCAAGTGCAGCAGATTTATGAACTGACTCCTGAAGCAGTACTTCAGGATATGAGTTGTCTCTGGGCGAGAATTCACACAGAAGACGTTCCTAAGATGCAAATGGCTGTTCAGGATTCGGCTGCTTCCCTCCAACCCTTTTTCGTTGAAGGACGTTTGCTCCTGTCGGGGGATCGGGTGAAATGGATACAGGTTAGTTCCAAACCCGATCGCCAAGAAAATGGTGATGTTATTTGGGACGGAGTGGTAATTGATATTAGCGATCGCAAAAGATTAGAACAAAAACAAACCAGACTTACAGCAATACTTGAATCAACCCCTGATTATATTGGTATGGCTAATACTAAAGGCGAAATTTTGTGGCACAACAGGCATCTCAAAGAATTACGTCCCGAACTGGATAATGGTGAAGAGCATCGGTTTATTTCGGAATGTCATCCTGATTGGGTAAATCAAATTATATTTGAACAGGCTCTACCCACGGCAATTGAGAAGGGTAGTTGGGCTGGGGAACTGGCGCTGCTAGATGGCACAGGCAAAGAAATCCCCGTCTCCCAAGTGATCGTTGCTCATAAGTCAGCCAGTGGCATGGTCGAGAGTTTCTCGACCATAATGAGAGATATCAGCGATCGCAAAGCTGCGGAGAAAGCTCTGACACATAAACAAAGTCACCTCGCCGCCCTGATCAACAATATCCCTCACATTGCTTGGATTAAGGATGAACAAAGTCGGGTTATTGCGGTAAATGAACCCTTTGCCCAAGCCTTTGGCGTTTCGGCTGAGGAATTAGTCGGTAAAACAGATTTTGATATTTTTCCAGCAGACTTGGCTCAAGCCTATCATGACGATGATGTCGAGGTATTGCAATCTGGTAAACGTAAGGTAGTGGTGGAGAGAGGCGCAAGGGCTGATGGAACTTTAGGGTGGTTTGAAACAACCAAAACGCCCTTTCGGGACGATCAGCTAAACATTGCTGGAACGGTTGGGATTGCGGCGGATATTACCGATCTTAAAACGATGGAACTATCGTTAAAAGCCAGTGAGCGACGCTATGCCAGTCTCGCGGCGGCGGCTCCAGTCGCTATTTTTCGCTTTGATACCCCACTCAACTGTGTCTATGTCAACGAGCGCTGGAGTGATCTGAGTGGGCGATCGATGGAATCAGCCTTGGGTCATGGTTGGATGGAATCATTGCATCCCGACGACAGTGAGCAACGCATAGCCGAATGGACTGAATACTATGCCAATTCTAATCCTGAGAGTCAGATCATTCATGGCAGCGAAGGTCGGCAACTCCGTCCAGATGGCTCCACAGTGTGGAGTTATATCCAAGTGGCGAAGGAATTCGATAATGATGGCAACGTGGTGGGCTATATCGGCACGCTGACCGATATTACCGATCGCAAAAACACTGAACTTGCACTTCAAGACCTATCAGATCGTCTGGAATTTTCCCTAAAAGGAGCCAAAATTGGTATTTGGGAATATCAAATAAATGAAGGGTGCTTGTTGTGGGATGAGCGGATGTTTAGCCTTTATGGAATTTCGCCAGAGGATTTTTCTGGTAAATATGAGGATTGGTTACAGCGCGTTCATCCCGAAGATCGAGATTGGGTACAGCAGTCTGAACGACAAGCCTATCAAGGATCTAAAGAATGTCGAGTCGAATTTCGGATTATTTGCCCCGATGGTACAATCCGCTTTATCGATTCCTTCGCTTTCAGCCAATTTAATGCCCAAGGAGAAATTGAAAAGACGATTGGTTTAAACATTGATATCACCGATCGCAAACAGACAGAAGCACAACTGCAACACACTAACGAAGAACTGATCAAAGCAACTCGCCTCAAAGATGAGTTTCTTGCCAATATGAGCCATGAATTACGCACCCCGCTCAACGCTATTTTAGGCATGACGGAAATTCTTCAGGAACAGATTTTTGGTGATTTAAATGATCGGCAACTGCAATCTCTCCACACCATTGAGAAAAGTAGCAATCACCTACTGGAATTGATTAACGATATTCTGGATGTAGCGAAAATCGAAGCAGGGCAAATTAAGCTATCTTGTCAACCCAGTAATGTCGAAACCCTTTGTCAATCGAGTTTAATCTTTATTCAGCAACAAGCCTTCAGCAAAAATATTCAACTGGAGACAGAGATTCCCCCCAACCTACCCGCCATCAACCTTGATGAACGGCGAATTCGGCAAGTGCTGATTAATCTGCTCAATAATGCCGTCAAATTCACACCGAACGGCGGCAAAATCAGCCTAAAAGTAAGTTACATAAAATTTCTAGGTAATGCCGCGATCGCCAATGGTAGTGGCATTACCTATGAAACCCTAGAGATGAGCGTCATTGATACTGGGATCGGGATTGCGCCAGATCAGATCAAACGACTATTTCAACCATTTGTACAGGTGGAGAGCGCCCTCAATCGTAACTACGAAGGTTCGGGATTGGGCTTAGCCCTCGTCAAGCGCTTGGTGGAACTGCATGGCGGCAAAGTCAGATTAACCAGTGAATTAGGGGTGGGGAGTTGCTTTACGATCGCAATTCCGATCGCGCCGTTCTGTGACTTATCCGTTGAGCCAGAATCTACACTTTCGACTCACCCTGAGGCGATCAAACCTGAGATCGGTGATGCACCAGTAATTTTACTCGCCGAGGATAATGAGGAGAACATCAATACGCTTGCTACTTATTTAAGTCTTAAGGGCTATCGCTTAGTCATCGCCCACAATGGTCGCATGGCGATCGACTTGGCTCAACAAACCCACCCCGATCTAATTTTAATGGATATTCAAATGCCAGAAATGGATGGCTTGGAAGCTATCCAGCGAATTCGTCAAATACCTGAGTTAGCTGATACGCCGATCATTGCATTGACCGCACTAGCAATGTCTGGTGATCGCGATCGGTGCATCGCGGTGGGTGCAAATGACTATCTCAGTAAACCAGTGTCACTGAAACAGCTAGTCAAGAAAATCAACGGCTACTTGACGGAGCCTTAA
- a CDS encoding DUF1643 domain-containing protein — protein MKSADQVVVAWGNNGKLMQRDRLVLELISKHNIQPHCLGITKAGYPRHPLYVMCKKQPVAY, from the coding sequence ATTAAGTCAGCCGATCAGGTTGTTGTTGCTTGGGGGAATAACGGGAAGTTAATGCAACGCGATCGCCTTGTTTTGGAGTTGATATCTAAACACAATATTCAACCTCACTGTTTAGGAATTACAAAAGCTGGTTATCCACGTCATCCGCTATATGTTATGTGTAAGAAACAACCTGTTGCCTACTAA
- the lipB gene encoding lipoyl(octanoyl) transferase LipB, which translates to MQRTCLLYQSDRPIPYLTAWQWQKELVEERKQARREGKDLPDVLLLLEHPAVYTLGQGSSLEFLKFNPDDPDIECHRIERGGEVTHHAIGQLVAYPILNLEHHQRDLHWYLRQMEEVIIQVLASYDVKSQRIQGLTGVWIDQAGQYQKIAQVGIKVSQWITMHGFALNVCMDLSGFDRIVPCGISNCQVCNLNQFAINVDFEQVKKAIAQTFAEIFNLEMQLQRDIYKSSYAEG; encoded by the coding sequence ATGCAACGAACTTGCTTACTGTACCAAAGCGATCGCCCTATTCCCTATCTAACAGCATGGCAATGGCAAAAAGAACTAGTAGAGGAACGCAAGCAAGCAAGGCGTGAGGGAAAAGACTTGCCCGATGTGTTATTGCTATTGGAACATCCTGCTGTCTATACTCTTGGTCAAGGTTCAAGCTTAGAGTTTCTCAAGTTCAATCCTGATGATCCTGACATCGAATGTCATCGCATTGAGCGCGGTGGCGAAGTTACCCACCATGCGATCGGGCAGTTAGTCGCCTATCCCATCTTGAACTTGGAACATCATCAGCGTGATTTACATTGGTATTTGCGACAAATGGAAGAAGTTATTATTCAAGTCCTCGCTAGTTATGATGTCAAATCACAACGGATTCAAGGTTTAACTGGCGTATGGATCGATCAAGCAGGTCAGTATCAGAAAATCGCTCAGGTTGGAATCAAGGTCAGTCAATGGATTACGATGCATGGCTTTGCCTTGAATGTCTGCATGGATTTATCAGGCTTTGATCGCATCGTGCCATGTGGCATTAGCAATTGCCAAGTATGTAATCTCAATCAATTTGCAATTAATGTTGATTTTGAGCAGGTAAAAAAGGCGATCGCTCAAACCTTTGCCGAAATATTTAATTTGGAAATGCAACTTCAACGAGATATTTATAAGTCATCTTACGCAGAAGGTTAG
- a CDS encoding 2'-5' RNA ligase family protein, which translates to MNQRFFIALLPPMAIQTEVLQIQNYFRDRYGTKATLKAPPHITLIPPFELSSDRLEPLQSELAQFAKTRSPFLIHLSGFAAFPPRVIYIDVQTNPTLQSLYVDIAATLSNELGIVDPYANRPFVPHMTVGFRDLTPENFELAWAEFSDRQINFEFAPKEITLLSHDQQQWQVLSNFALKGA; encoded by the coding sequence ATGAATCAAAGATTTTTTATCGCCCTATTGCCACCTATGGCAATACAAACAGAAGTTCTTCAAATTCAAAATTATTTTCGCGATCGCTACGGCACTAAAGCCACTCTCAAAGCACCTCCCCACATCACTCTCATACCTCCCTTTGAGTTATCTAGTGATCGCCTTGAGCCATTACAAAGTGAACTAGCCCAATTTGCCAAAACGCGATCGCCTTTTCTGATTCACTTATCAGGATTTGCCGCTTTTCCTCCGCGTGTAATTTACATCGATGTCCAAACAAACCCAACTTTGCAAAGTCTATATGTAGATATCGCTGCCACATTGTCTAATGAGCTTGGCATTGTCGATCCCTACGCGAATAGACCTTTTGTGCCACATATGACGGTTGGTTTTCGAGATTTAACCCCTGAAAACTTCGAGCTAGCATGGGCTGAATTCAGCGATCGCCAAATTAATTTTGAATTTGCACCAAAGGAAATTACATTACTTTCGCATGATCAGCAACAATGGCAAGTTCTATCTAATTTCGCCTTGAAAGGAGCCTAA
- the psbA gene encoding photosystem II q(b) protein has protein sequence MTTAVQRRESASLWDQFCNWVTSTENRLYVGWFGVIMIPCLLAATICFIIAFIAAPPVDIDGIREPVAGSLLFGNNMISGAVVPSSNAIGLHFYPIWEADSLDEWLYNGGPYQLVIFHFLLGIFCYMGREWELSYRLGMRPWIAVAYSAPVAAATAVFLIYPIGQGSFSDGMPLGISGTFNFMIVFQAEHNILMHPFHMLGVAGVFGGSLFSAMHGSLVTSSLIRETTENESQNSGYKFGQEEETYNIVAAHGYFGRLIFQYASFSNSRQLHFFLALWPVVGIWFTALGVSTMAFNLNGFNFNQSISDSQGRVVPSWADVINRANLGMEVMHERNAHNFPLDLAAVDVAPVAMSAPAING, from the coding sequence ATGACAACAGCAGTACAAAGACGCGAAAGCGCGTCACTGTGGGATCAGTTTTGCAATTGGGTCACCAGCACCGAAAACCGCCTCTATGTAGGTTGGTTCGGCGTAATCATGATCCCTTGCTTACTCGCAGCGACCATTTGCTTCATCATCGCATTCATCGCAGCCCCTCCTGTCGATATTGACGGAATCCGTGAACCAGTAGCAGGTAGCTTGCTATTCGGAAACAACATGATTTCTGGCGCAGTTGTACCATCTTCAAACGCAATTGGCCTGCACTTTTACCCCATTTGGGAAGCAGATAGCCTCGACGAATGGCTATACAACGGTGGACCATACCAATTGGTAATTTTCCACTTCTTGCTCGGCATTTTCTGCTACATGGGACGTGAATGGGAATTGTCTTACCGTCTCGGTATGCGTCCTTGGATCGCAGTAGCATACTCCGCACCAGTAGCAGCAGCAACCGCAGTATTCTTGATCTACCCAATCGGACAAGGCTCCTTCTCAGACGGTATGCCTTTGGGAATCTCTGGAACCTTCAACTTCATGATCGTATTCCAAGCAGAGCACAACATCTTGATGCATCCTTTCCACATGTTGGGAGTAGCAGGTGTGTTCGGCGGTTCGTTGTTCAGTGCAATGCACGGTTCATTGGTAACCAGCAGCTTGATTCGTGAAACCACCGAAAACGAAAGCCAAAACTCGGGTTACAAGTTCGGACAAGAAGAAGAAACCTACAACATCGTTGCAGCACACGGCTACTTCGGTCGTTTGATTTTCCAATACGCTTCTTTCAGCAACAGCCGTCAATTGCACTTCTTCTTGGCACTATGGCCAGTAGTCGGCATTTGGTTCACCGCATTGGGCGTAAGCACAATGGCATTCAACTTGAACGGATTCAACTTCAACCAGTCTATCTCTGATAGCCAAGGTCGTGTTGTACCTTCTTGGGCAGACGTAATCAACCGCGCAAACTTGGGTATGGAAGTAATGCACGAGCGCAACGCTCACAACTTCCCACTCGATTTGGCAGCAGTTGATGTAGCTCCTGTAGCTATGAGCGCTCCTGCTATCAACGGTTAA